Proteins encoded by one window of Chryseobacterium sp. POL2:
- a CDS encoding T9SS sorting signal type C domain-containing protein, whose amino-acid sequence MRKNSYLKTLAICSALLTSSYAFSQEVIYQQNFDGNNGNFTNTIVSATTPINGWLASSTATQYGNYRHLWNWSDDASGGNDIVMPISGKSLGMGFFNANSPNVAHQAFRTWDGEEPSAGAFYTTRWAHVGVSTAGYENITVEFKWRCVGEVEDDIVYDYGTINTSINGGSTWLMDESGGQGGQTSEHGTFGGGLYYGNAEVKTTTLTLPANRADQPNFRLAFRMVVDEGYGSGGGFIIDDIIIRGTKIPTAGTLEVNKNKLNAYKDGENFVVKTNASNIKEINLYDMSGKLVTNLSDNNNNKEVRINANPLAKGIYILKAKLENGEELSQKIKN is encoded by the coding sequence ATGAGAAAAAATTCCTATTTAAAAACACTTGCTATTTGCTCCGCACTATTGACAAGCAGCTATGCATTTTCGCAAGAGGTTATCTACCAACAAAATTTTGATGGTAACAATGGAAACTTTACAAATACAATCGTATCCGCAACAACGCCTATCAACGGTTGGCTGGCTAGCTCAACAGCAACCCAATATGGCAATTACCGACACCTTTGGAATTGGTCAGACGACGCGAGTGGAGGCAACGATATTGTAATGCCTATTTCTGGAAAATCTCTGGGCATGGGCTTCTTCAATGCCAACAGTCCTAATGTAGCTCATCAGGCATTCAGAACTTGGGATGGCGAAGAGCCATCAGCAGGCGCTTTCTATACAACACGTTGGGCACATGTTGGCGTATCCACTGCTGGTTACGAAAATATAACAGTAGAATTCAAATGGCGATGCGTAGGAGAAGTTGAAGACGATATTGTGTACGATTATGGCACCATCAACACGTCTATCAATGGTGGATCAACTTGGCTGATGGACGAGTCTGGAGGACAAGGCGGACAGACCAGCGAGCATGGTACATTTGGAGGTGGTCTCTATTATGGAAACGCAGAAGTAAAAACAACAACCTTAACTTTACCCGCTAACCGAGCAGATCAACCTAACTTCCGACTAGCATTTCGTATGGTGGTGGATGAAGGATATGGAAGTGGTGGCGGATTTATCATAGACGATATTATCATTAGAGGTACAAAAATCCCAACTGCCGGAACATTAGAAGTGAATAAGAACAAGCTAAATGCTTACAAAGACGGTGAAAACTTTGTGGTAAAAACCAATGCTTCTAACATTAAAGAAATCAATCTGTATGACATGAGTGGCAAACTTGTCACAAATCTTTCTGATAACAACAACAACAAAGAAGTTCGAATCAACGCCAATCCTTTAGCAAAAGGCATTTATATCTTAAAAGCCAAATTAGAAAACGGCGAAGAACTAAGCCAAAAAATTAAAAACTAA
- a CDS encoding GEVED domain-containing protein, with protein MSNILSSKILKKTLIAFVLLLSLSSWGQNKNEQVLSQALTNSSTEMKTSDKHPLEMMKGKIEDISKRTADAKHFKNKDGSYTAVIGAGAMHYQKNGKWEDIDTKIKKNNSQDFPFANTSNLMESHFGASSNKGIISKTKEGEVKEFLNGKMYWEANGNAVNTQEAADVKATVDGDKIYYHNLFGKISAEYIVKTGQRKLNYIIPSKADLGNVPAGAEYLVFEEEIILPKNFNIVNGIKKYNKLKKEYQTIPGIYVLNTNEEAIMEYSAPEIIENYNSEVAGLPSQLSPEISFEKIGNIFILYTKVKADWILANERIFPIAIDPTATAYPFTTNFSTGQTYNSNGGNGNIAAGYSGGWYRGWATFNLTSLPSLSNVTAVNVSLYISNKGGSMGPYVSESNTNSINIGHTSYDLSRLVWLNNYANLYTAITDPGNTRGAYNYMPNQNIGTWANVSLNPGTTTAALSEVEKKSGNNMAFFPVSFSPGWGSGTTTKFYVIAGYADANKPYLTITYNAVDKYKHSAHTYANAAAYKDIGYIQIGNVTLGSINNTTAITSTSANNNADLIYRNTPTGYNRYNLSTNVNSGNSYTLNATYRDIGSPYNSGKVAVWVDWNEDGDFADANEYIGVSANTTSGNQVLAFNISVPSGTSAGTKRLRVRSAYDDQSITSANYDTTFEYGETEDYDLVVLGDPTLTVSNAYIGASHADGNYTIANNTSVTATSGTRAGYNVTGWTGTGSVPATGTGDTANFTITQNSSISWIWEQLAVKNLQFHNYGGTEPLAFNNSRIDTTTPKFRLSHQAEEANEYQIEINSNPTFAGGTNWGQNFTGTFNTNTENNFTFTNAFSPSNNTTYYVRARAKASVNNEWSDWTTEAYSFTYQTPKTNPDWFQTTQAQFQSNSLSGVIADASHDVITASGGNRVVNGDFSNGTNDWTVTGTSGQGKTASIVNTPESSFPGNWLRLGSNFGYSGSGTIVVSQQIDLTNVSQITFNAGNYYSVGGPFDANPNSKAEFKIGGTLTDTSGTLEATITQQGSGQGYSYHRQDKTVDVSSYTGVHVIKFVMTYNANWHGNGTLYYFFADVKAESPPAGTITSTPIHLASVQEATAYQGITWNQSLGGGTLALKVQSSTDGVNFSDIAGYTNITESGDGEKFFDLSGLTPAPPNLRLVGTLDGQNVKMHDWAVAFVKELPCDKTWTGTSSTDWHTPDNWLPIGVPTNKNCVKIPNTFNKPVVSSLATAFAQSLELQEFANLKILSGASISIKNEITNHGDESNFVIEDIGSLVQEENLSNTGKITYNRNTAQAWAKDFIYLGSPVSNAQFSQISNEPGKNFGAFYHWLSSPTPGEAGKWSSAIAGNSVNTMTAAQGYIARVPNNWNAATIYKMNFKGIPNNGDITIPFKTGARQDVVSTNDVNEAYQDKWVLLANPYPSAIDALEMLNLQSNKDLLFDSGNPSNPYNSDGALYFWNHKDGTGAMQNPFYNNGTNYSSDPSNHYILKNFTGTTPIETPINNSPSGNWNGKIPAAQAFFIRGKENADGHFSFTNSMRVTGENDSYYKNNEKHRFWLDLTKKDNNKSAQTLIGYVDGASNGLDFMYDGLSMDNDLDIYTNIMGKNLSIQGRSLPFDSQDIVTLGYTAPQTGAYRIGLFQTEGLFAPHGIQTIYLKDKSNGIIHNLIDAPYEFVTDTGRYNDRFEIVYEKTTLTTENIQKTQLNIIYDDLQKRWLILSPQHKILKIEIYDLSGKLIWIKKALNTTAFSIPYRHVNQKTALIKVHTDNVEVVTKKIINP; from the coding sequence ATGTCGAATATTCTATCTTCTAAAATCCTAAAAAAAACACTTATTGCTTTTGTTTTGTTACTCTCACTTTCTAGTTGGGGGCAAAACAAAAACGAACAAGTACTTTCTCAAGCCTTGACCAATTCTTCCACAGAGATGAAAACCTCAGACAAACATCCCTTGGAAATGATGAAAGGGAAAATAGAAGATATTTCTAAAAGAACTGCAGACGCTAAACATTTCAAAAACAAAGATGGATCCTATACAGCCGTTATTGGTGCTGGCGCAATGCATTACCAAAAAAATGGCAAGTGGGAAGACATTGACACTAAAATCAAGAAAAACAATTCGCAAGACTTTCCTTTTGCAAACACCTCCAATCTTATGGAATCCCACTTCGGTGCGTCCTCAAATAAAGGAATTATCTCTAAAACTAAAGAAGGCGAAGTAAAAGAATTTCTAAACGGTAAAATGTATTGGGAAGCAAATGGCAACGCAGTAAATACCCAAGAAGCCGCCGATGTAAAAGCCACAGTTGACGGCGATAAAATCTACTACCACAATTTATTTGGGAAAATTTCTGCGGAGTATATTGTTAAAACCGGACAAAGAAAACTAAATTACATTATTCCCTCAAAAGCAGATTTAGGAAATGTACCTGCAGGAGCAGAATATCTTGTTTTTGAAGAAGAAATCATTTTACCTAAAAATTTCAACATCGTAAATGGAATTAAGAAATACAATAAATTAAAAAAAGAATACCAAACAATTCCTGGGATATATGTACTTAACACTAATGAGGAAGCCATAATGGAGTATTCTGCACCAGAAATAATAGAAAATTATAATTCTGAAGTCGCAGGTTTACCCTCCCAATTATCTCCCGAAATAAGTTTCGAAAAAATAGGAAATATCTTTATATTATATACAAAAGTAAAAGCAGATTGGATTCTCGCCAATGAGAGGATTTTTCCAATTGCAATTGACCCAACAGCAACTGCTTATCCTTTTACAACTAATTTTTCAACTGGACAAACATATAATTCTAATGGCGGTAACGGAAATATTGCTGCAGGTTATAGTGGTGGTTGGTATAGAGGCTGGGCAACTTTTAATCTAACCTCACTCCCTTCGTTATCTAATGTCACGGCAGTTAATGTATCATTATACATAAGTAATAAAGGTGGATCGATGGGACCTTATGTAAGTGAATCAAATACAAATAGTATTAATATAGGACATACTAGTTATGATCTCTCAAGATTAGTATGGTTAAATAATTACGCAAACCTTTATACTGCAATTACAGATCCTGGAAACACAAGAGGAGCGTATAATTATATGCCAAATCAAAATATTGGAACTTGGGCAAATGTAAGTTTAAACCCTGGAACTACAACAGCAGCCTTATCAGAGGTTGAAAAAAAATCTGGAAACAATATGGCATTTTTTCCTGTTAGTTTTAGCCCAGGATGGGGAAGCGGAACAACTACAAAATTTTATGTTATTGCTGGATATGCTGATGCTAATAAACCTTATTTAACAATAACCTATAATGCAGTTGACAAGTATAAACATTCAGCTCACACTTATGCAAATGCAGCGGCATATAAAGATATAGGATATATACAAATTGGTAACGTAACTCTTGGTAGCATTAATAATACAACAGCAATTACCTCTACAAGTGCAAATAATAATGCTGATCTTATCTATAGAAATACTCCAACTGGATATAATAGGTACAATCTCAGTACTAACGTAAATTCTGGCAATTCTTATACTTTAAATGCAACATACCGTGATATTGGCTCGCCATACAATAGTGGTAAAGTAGCTGTTTGGGTCGACTGGAATGAGGATGGAGATTTTGCTGATGCAAATGAGTATATTGGCGTTTCTGCAAACACAACATCAGGAAACCAAGTACTAGCATTTAACATTTCCGTTCCTTCTGGAACTTCGGCGGGAACAAAAAGGTTAAGGGTACGCTCTGCTTATGATGATCAGAGTATTACTTCTGCAAATTATGATACAACTTTTGAATATGGAGAAACTGAGGATTATGACCTCGTTGTTTTAGGAGATCCTACCCTCACTGTTTCCAATGCATACATAGGAGCATCACATGCAGATGGAAACTACACCATTGCCAACAACACCTCTGTTACTGCAACTTCAGGGACAAGAGCTGGTTATAATGTTACCGGTTGGACAGGAACGGGAAGTGTACCAGCTACAGGAACTGGTGACACAGCAAACTTTACCATTACACAAAACTCTAGCATTTCTTGGATTTGGGAGCAATTAGCGGTTAAAAATCTACAATTCCACAACTACGGCGGTACAGAGCCATTAGCTTTCAACAACAGTAGAATAGACACCACTACACCAAAGTTTAGATTAAGCCATCAAGCAGAAGAAGCCAACGAGTATCAAATAGAAATCAATAGCAATCCAACATTCGCTGGTGGGACAAATTGGGGGCAAAATTTCACAGGAACATTCAATACCAATACAGAGAATAACTTCACATTCACGAATGCATTTTCGCCCTCTAATAATACAACCTATTATGTAAGGGCAAGAGCTAAAGCTTCAGTTAATAACGAATGGAGCGACTGGACAACCGAAGCCTACAGTTTCACTTACCAAACGCCAAAAACCAATCCAGATTGGTTCCAAACCACACAAGCACAATTCCAAAGCAATAGCCTTTCTGGAGTTATAGCCGATGCAAGTCATGATGTAATTACCGCATCAGGAGGAAATCGAGTGGTGAATGGAGATTTTTCAAACGGCACGAATGACTGGACAGTAACAGGAACAAGTGGACAAGGAAAAACAGCAAGTATAGTAAACACTCCTGAATCATCTTTTCCTGGGAATTGGTTAAGATTAGGTTCTAACTTTGGCTATTCAGGGAGTGGGACTATTGTTGTTTCTCAACAAATAGATTTGACCAATGTTTCTCAAATCACCTTTAATGCGGGTAATTATTATTCTGTTGGAGGTCCTTTTGATGCAAACCCTAATTCAAAAGCTGAATTTAAGATTGGTGGAACCTTAACCGATACTTCTGGAACTCTTGAGGCCACAATAACTCAACAAGGTTCAGGACAAGGATATTCTTATCATAGACAAGACAAAACAGTAGATGTTAGCAGCTATACAGGCGTTCATGTCATTAAGTTTGTGATGACTTACAATGCTAACTGGCATGGAAACGGAACTCTTTATTACTTCTTTGCAGATGTCAAAGCAGAATCTCCACCCGCTGGCACCATCACTTCCACGCCGATACATTTGGCATCGGTTCAGGAAGCAACGGCTTATCAAGGCATTACATGGAACCAAAGCTTGGGCGGTGGCACTTTAGCACTCAAAGTTCAAAGTTCTACAGATGGCGTTAACTTTTCCGATATTGCTGGTTATACCAATATTACAGAAAGTGGTGATGGCGAAAAGTTCTTCGATCTATCTGGGCTCACACCAGCTCCGCCAAACCTTCGCCTTGTTGGTACGCTAGATGGACAAAATGTAAAAATGCACGACTGGGCTGTAGCTTTCGTTAAAGAATTGCCATGCGACAAAACCTGGACAGGTACAAGTTCTACCGATTGGCACACACCTGACAACTGGTTACCAATTGGCGTCCCAACAAATAAAAACTGCGTCAAGATTCCAAACACTTTTAACAAGCCTGTCGTATCTAGTCTTGCAACAGCATTTGCACAAAGCTTAGAACTTCAAGAATTTGCCAATTTAAAAATTCTCTCTGGCGCTAGTATTAGCATAAAAAACGAAATCACAAATCATGGTGACGAAAGCAACTTCGTGATAGAAGACATTGGAAGCTTGGTGCAGGAAGAAAATCTTAGCAATACAGGAAAAATAACCTATAACAGAAATACAGCACAAGCTTGGGCTAAAGACTTTATCTATCTGGGTTCACCCGTTAGCAACGCTCAGTTCTCTCAAATTAGTAATGAGCCAGGCAAAAACTTTGGTGCGTTTTACCATTGGCTTTCAAGCCCAACACCTGGCGAAGCTGGAAAATGGAGCTCTGCTATTGCTGGCAACTCTGTCAACACCATGACTGCAGCACAAGGTTATATAGCTAGAGTTCCGAATAACTGGAATGCAGCCACGATTTATAAAATGAATTTCAAAGGCATTCCGAACAATGGTGATATTACAATTCCTTTTAAAACAGGAGCCAGACAGGATGTCGTTTCTACAAACGATGTCAACGAAGCCTACCAAGACAAATGGGTATTGTTGGCCAATCCTTATCCATCTGCCATTGATGCTTTAGAAATGTTAAACTTACAAAGCAACAAAGATTTACTTTTTGATTCTGGCAATCCTAGCAATCCATACAATAGTGACGGTGCTCTATATTTTTGGAACCACAAAGATGGGACAGGCGCTATGCAAAACCCGTTCTACAACAATGGCACCAATTACAGCTCCGACCCTAGCAACCATTATATTTTAAAAAACTTCACAGGAACAACACCTATAGAAACACCAATTAACAATAGTCCTTCTGGAAACTGGAATGGCAAGATACCTGCCGCCCAAGCTTTCTTCATAAGAGGGAAAGAAAATGCAGATGGTCATTTTAGCTTCACCAACAGCATGCGTGTAACAGGGGAAAATGACTCTTATTATAAAAACAATGAGAAACATAGATTCTGGCTGGATCTCACCAAAAAAGACAATAACAAATCTGCGCAAACACTTATTGGATATGTCGATGGTGCAAGCAATGGATTAGACTTCATGTATGATGGCTTATCCATGGACAACGATCTCGATATCTACACCAACATTATGGGCAAAAATCTTTCTATACAAGGGCGAAGCTTACCATTCGACAGCCAAGATATTGTGACATTGGGCTATACTGCACCGCAAACTGGCGCCTATCGCATTGGACTTTTCCAAACCGAAGGTCTATTCGCGCCACACGGCATTCAGACTATTTATTTAAAAGATAAAAGCAATGGCATCATACATAATCTAATCGATGCACCTTACGAATTCGTGACCGATACAGGGCGCTACAATGATCGTTTTGAAATCGTCTATGAGAAGACAACATTAACCACAGAAAACATACAAAAAACACAGTTAAACATCATATATGACGATTTACAAAAACGTTGGCTGATCCTATCACCACAACACAAGATTTTAAAAATTGAAATTTATGACTTATCTGGAAAACTCATTTGGATAAAAAAAGCGCTTAATACCACCGCGTTCTCAATTCCGTACCGTCATGTCAACCAAAAAACAGCTTTAATAAAAGTCCATACGGATAATGTTGAGGTCGTTACCAAAAAAATCATCAATCCTTAA
- a CDS encoding acyltransferase family protein has protein sequence MQGLYSKIETNFFKGIGILMIVFHNYFHSLPEFALENEAGFSAVNVKLFTKHLVSFDFNNWIGSVFGFLGHYGVQIFILFSAYGLSIQFSKSSQSVTQFVLRRLKKIYFLMFFGIAFCIVLSWLVGNPMSLYDIAKKSFLLGSTISSFSDWYLYGMFTGPFWFFALVIQLYTIFPVCYKIITRFQKEKVWLVFLGSYVIIYPIYYFTLGTHFTILGSVFGHLPEVFLGIAMAHFKIKTFDKWIVIAAGIVFIFSQFFEIIFPLSFLAISILLIQAFNWLEKASPTVLKKIIIFTGEISMILFVVNGRFRFLPIFSDFSMSQVMYYIPLLFGLSYILFVLYNALQKQLKI, from the coding sequence ATGCAAGGTTTATATAGTAAAATTGAAACCAACTTCTTTAAAGGTATTGGGATTTTAATGATTGTTTTTCACAATTATTTTCATTCGTTACCAGAATTTGCTTTGGAAAATGAAGCTGGTTTTTCTGCTGTTAATGTTAAATTGTTTACTAAACATTTGGTGAGTTTTGATTTTAATAATTGGATAGGTTCAGTATTCGGATTCCTTGGGCATTATGGCGTGCAGATTTTCATTCTCTTTAGCGCTTATGGATTAAGTATTCAGTTTAGTAAGAGTAGTCAAAGTGTTACACAATTTGTTTTGCGCAGGCTAAAGAAGATTTACTTTTTAATGTTTTTTGGTATCGCTTTTTGCATTGTTCTTTCGTGGCTTGTAGGCAATCCAATGTCGCTTTATGATATCGCTAAGAAAAGCTTTCTACTAGGCTCTACGATTAGTAGTTTTTCAGATTGGTATTTGTATGGGATGTTTACGGGTCCGTTTTGGTTTTTTGCTTTAGTTATACAACTTTATACTATATTTCCAGTATGTTATAAAATCATAACTCGTTTCCAAAAAGAAAAAGTTTGGCTGGTTTTTCTAGGATCTTATGTCATTATCTACCCCATTTATTATTTTACTTTAGGAACACATTTTACTATATTGGGAAGTGTTTTTGGGCATTTGCCCGAAGTGTTTTTGGGAATTGCTATGGCACATTTTAAAATTAAAACATTTGATAAATGGATCGTTATTGCCGCAGGAATTGTTTTCATATTTTCTCAGTTTTTTGAAATCATCTTTCCATTAAGCTTTTTAGCAATCAGCATATTGTTAATCCAAGCTTTTAATTGGTTGGAAAAAGCAAGTCCAACAGTATTAAAAAAGATTATAATTTTTACTGGAGAAATTTCGATGATTTTATTTGTGGTGAACGGCCGTTTTAGATTTTTGCCAATTTTCTCAGACTTTTCGATGTCTCAGGTTATGTATTATATTCCGCTATTATTTGGACTAAGCTATATTCTTTTCGTACTGTATAATGCTCTACAAAAGCAACTGAAAATATAA
- a CDS encoding sulfatase-like hydrolase/transferase — protein MKRKRLNYCLIAGLFLVLLAIYLFLNIKTNSYPWHNNIQITRHSVDYALGFASFSFFLALLIKKSKYLKYVAYVFVVLMFVNVLISTSVFYVYKEIFNREMAYSIMSTSYKEASNISSTFYIPIFFSLIYIVFFSVFIEKLSQVIKINTLAYVVSILWIVIPICWTFKEKRDIEAYRITHPGYGVHYVEPKFVFQTFPSFYQGINYLNDIQAVKKYKPDFSLISKTINYDAIDKVVVVVGESARKQNMSLYGYGRKTTPFEDKEKSNMFLYTDAVSPAFVTFQAVPLSLSSISMDTYAQNNFGDIADNIINVGRHFNRKTYWITGSKSEPEHILAYNAHQLIKTEDSHDGYLLPEFKKLIKNKEKQLIVLHLLGSHADAKNNYPKTHTIFKNQNSLDEYDNSIAYTDYLLGQVFEDLRDTNSAVLYYSDHGQAYTNEKFFHAPSQEANMIPLFVWYGSKVPEALRKPGVETRQTSSTIVYDLVLELMGLQNSKSNKNDQAKFLKNGKVIPFNELKK, from the coding sequence ATGAAAAGAAAAAGATTAAATTATTGTCTTATAGCAGGTTTGTTTCTGGTGTTATTGGCAATTTATTTATTCCTAAACATAAAAACCAATTCTTATCCTTGGCATAATAATATACAGATTACGCGACATAGTGTTGATTATGCATTGGGTTTTGCCTCTTTTAGTTTTTTCCTAGCGCTATTAATAAAAAAAAGTAAATATCTAAAATATGTTGCTTATGTTTTTGTGGTGTTAATGTTTGTTAACGTGTTGATTTCCACAAGTGTATTTTATGTTTATAAAGAAATATTTAATAGGGAAATGGCATATAGCATAATGTCAACATCATATAAGGAAGCTAGTAATATCTCTTCTACTTTTTATATTCCTATTTTTTTCAGTTTAATATATATTGTTTTTTTTAGTGTTTTTATAGAGAAATTAAGTCAGGTTATTAAAATCAATACTTTAGCTTATGTTGTTTCGATACTTTGGATTGTAATTCCAATATGTTGGACTTTTAAAGAAAAGAGGGATATAGAGGCGTATAGAATTACCCATCCTGGTTATGGCGTTCATTATGTAGAGCCAAAATTTGTTTTTCAAACATTTCCTTCATTTTATCAAGGGATTAACTATTTGAATGATATACAGGCTGTTAAAAAATATAAGCCAGATTTTTCCTTAATATCTAAAACGATAAATTATGATGCAATTGATAAAGTTGTTGTTGTCGTTGGAGAATCTGCTCGAAAGCAAAATATGTCGCTCTATGGCTATGGGAGAAAAACAACGCCCTTTGAAGATAAAGAAAAATCAAATATGTTTCTTTATACGGATGCGGTTTCGCCTGCTTTTGTCACATTCCAAGCTGTACCTCTCAGCTTAAGCAGTATTAGTATGGATACTTATGCACAAAACAATTTTGGGGATATAGCAGATAATATCATTAATGTAGGAAGACATTTTAATCGAAAAACTTATTGGATAACTGGATCCAAGTCCGAGCCCGAGCATATATTAGCCTACAATGCCCATCAGCTAATAAAGACCGAAGATAGCCATGATGGCTACCTGCTTCCAGAATTTAAAAAATTAATAAAAAATAAAGAAAAACAGCTTATTGTTCTACATTTGTTAGGATCGCACGCCGATGCAAAAAATAATTATCCAAAAACACATACTATTTTTAAAAATCAAAATAGCTTGGACGAATATGATAATTCCATTGCTTATACCGACTATTTGCTTGGACAAGTTTTTGAAGATCTTAGAGATACTAATAGTGCAGTACTTTATTATTCGGATCATGGACAAGCCTATACGAACGAAAAGTTTTTCCACGCACCATCGCAAGAAGCGAACATGATTCCTCTTTTTGTTTGGTATGGCAGTAAGGTTCCAGAAGCATTGCGAAAACCAGGGGTTGAGACTAGACAGACATCATCAACGATTGTTTATGATTTGGTATTGGAACTTATGGGATTGCAGAATAGCAAGTCAAATAAAAATGATCAAGCAAAATTTCTTAAAAATGGGAAAGTAATTCCTTTTAACGAACTCAAAAAATAA
- a CDS encoding helix-turn-helix domain-containing protein, giving the protein MFCFVVVSGQQSIGMEKINKDFEKALHYVTSDNPEKAIPILNQIHKEGKAIGYQHAVTRVGHTLAIIYFNSSDYDKVINLDDGFLKVGEEIKDYEKMSHIYRLKACAYSELGVLKKAKDVYASALEYANKIEPGNGKQHALGVIYGNLASLFIKSGAPQDSIFASIEKSIAAADKITETDNLYISKKYSLIAYSYMILANEYLKSGNQQLAGTYYQKAYKIHNTQPVPLVEKVVLLNELGYFYSEQKDYEKAVEYAELGLAMEKKASFPQLRKVLFESLSKSYLELQKTEDSKKYFELFTALNDSINKNDRSALSSTIIKQEKQYKDKAEKQSLIYALLSVGLIVLVVVFFLYYKKKKQKQIQKIKSILKQLEEQHHDNKNDVSVSTIIEKIADKEEEIALMPPEAEEKLLEKLSDFEKEKHYLERKVSLPYVAAAIETNTKYLSYIIKKHKGKDFNKYINDLRIDYIVRKLNDNPTYRHYKINVLAEEAGFSSHSKFATVFKAYVGSSPSEFIKYLQ; this is encoded by the coding sequence ATGTTTTGCTTTGTTGTGGTGTCTGGGCAACAAAGTATTGGTATGGAAAAAATCAATAAAGATTTTGAAAAGGCGCTTCATTATGTGACTTCTGATAATCCAGAGAAAGCGATTCCGATTCTGAATCAAATCCATAAAGAAGGTAAAGCTATTGGCTATCAGCATGCTGTGACGCGGGTAGGGCATACGCTTGCTATTATTTATTTTAATAGTTCGGATTATGATAAAGTTATCAATCTGGATGACGGCTTTCTAAAAGTTGGCGAAGAGATCAAAGATTATGAAAAAATGTCGCACATATACAGGCTTAAAGCTTGCGCATATTCGGAGTTGGGCGTCTTAAAAAAAGCCAAAGATGTATATGCTTCAGCTTTAGAATATGCGAATAAAATAGAACCAGGCAATGGCAAACAACATGCTCTAGGCGTTATTTATGGTAACCTGGCGAGTCTTTTTATAAAAAGTGGTGCTCCTCAAGATTCGATTTTTGCGAGTATAGAAAAAAGTATAGCGGCAGCAGATAAAATAACAGAAACAGATAATCTTTATATTTCTAAAAAATACAGTCTGATAGCTTATTCTTACATGATTTTGGCTAATGAGTATCTGAAGTCTGGCAATCAACAATTGGCGGGAACCTATTATCAAAAAGCTTACAAAATTCATAATACCCAACCAGTACCCTTGGTAGAAAAAGTGGTTTTACTAAATGAGTTAGGTTATTTTTATAGTGAACAAAAAGATTATGAAAAAGCCGTAGAATATGCAGAACTTGGACTTGCTATGGAGAAAAAAGCAAGTTTTCCGCAGCTTAGGAAAGTTCTTTTTGAAAGCCTCTCAAAATCCTATTTGGAATTGCAAAAGACAGAAGACTCCAAAAAATACTTTGAACTGTTCACCGCTCTAAATGACAGCATCAACAAAAATGATAGAAGCGCGTTAAGTAGTACCATCATAAAACAAGAGAAACAATATAAGGATAAAGCAGAAAAACAAAGTCTTATCTACGCCTTGTTGTCTGTGGGTTTAATTGTTTTGGTAGTTGTTTTTTTCTTGTATTACAAAAAGAAAAAGCAAAAACAGATTCAGAAAATAAAAAGCATTTTAAAACAACTCGAAGAGCAACATCATGACAATAAAAATGACGTTTCCGTTAGCACGATAATAGAAAAAATAGCCGACAAAGAAGAAGAAATTGCACTAATGCCTCCTGAAGCCGAAGAGAAACTTTTGGAAAAACTTAGCGATTTCGAAAAAGAAAAACATTATCTCGAGCGAAAAGTGTCTTTACCCTATGTAGCAGCAGCTATAGAAACTAATACCAAGTATCTGTCTTATATTATTAAAAAACATAAAGGCAAGGATTTTAATAAGTACATCAATGATTTGAGAATAGATTATATCGTTAGAAAGCTGAATGACAACCCAACTTATAGACATTACAAAATAAACGTCTTGGCCGAAGAAGCTGGTTTTTCGTCACATTCGAAATTTGCCACGGTTTTTAAAGCTTATGTCGGGAGCTCGCCTTCGGAGTTTATAAAATACTTGCAATAG